A portion of the Aquicoccus sp. G2-2 genome contains these proteins:
- a CDS encoding LysR substrate-binding domain-containing protein: MTEAHVTAYVLPNVVRMVMPGAVRRFKALYPEIDLTFVPASGGGLQQYLTRGEVDFGFGRLLSAEHMKGMNFEHLFSEPLTFFVRAGHPLSAQKDLAIRDLDRYQVVLPTPGTIIRDEVDRFLISQGFSRFTNLIETISFEFARNYVASTDAIVCHPRGAMRRELAENRIVQIDVAGQPMIGAVGITTPAARTPSAPAQLLIQMIREEVREQELA; the protein is encoded by the coding sequence ATGACCGAAGCCCACGTCACCGCCTATGTACTGCCCAACGTGGTGCGCATGGTTATGCCCGGTGCTGTGCGTCGCTTTAAAGCGCTCTACCCCGAGATCGACCTTACCTTCGTTCCCGCATCAGGTGGCGGCCTTCAGCAATACCTTACCCGCGGCGAGGTGGATTTCGGTTTTGGCCGCCTGCTCTCCGCCGAACATATGAAAGGTATGAACTTCGAGCATCTCTTTTCCGAACCGCTCACCTTCTTCGTTCGCGCTGGCCACCCTCTCTCGGCGCAAAAAGACCTCGCGATTCGTGATCTCGATCGCTATCAGGTCGTCCTGCCGACCCCCGGCACCATCATCCGGGATGAGGTTGACCGCTTCCTGATCTCCCAGGGCTTCTCCCGCTTCACCAACCTGATTGAAACCATCTCTTTCGAGTTTGCGCGCAATTATGTCGCCTCAACCGATGCGATCGTGTGCCATCCACGCGGCGCAATGCGGCGCGAACTTGCCGAAAACCGTATCGTACAGATCGATGTTGCCGGTCAGCCTATGATCGGTGCCGTCGGAATCACCACGCCCGCCGCACGAACCCCCAGCGCCCCGGCCCAGCTGCTGATTCAGATGATCCGCGAAGAGGTTCGCGAGCAAGAACTGGCATAA
- a CDS encoding TAXI family TRAP transporter solute-binding subunit, whose translation MKHITNSLAGLSLAAALTAGSPVTAQQNLTAETASPGNSPQVSILHLAEVANAAGIANLQVREGQTLTNSVLNVAQGRTDISAMPLILGFLLSKGRGPYSKQGPEKGAELASNLRALYPYNAGAYGLIALESKGITNWADLKGKTVFNGPPRGAALVNARQAIFLAAGLKDGVDYTGHQVNWGQLAGLLVDGSMDAFVYPLTFPSARVTTMQAAGNVAIVSTPKNIFESDAYQKVFNAPGNVPIIVKWEDMGYGDGNGVRLISEDATFRGLGTAFTDVVSKDMPFDTAKALVGEYIKTMDALKAKSPYMGNVGLGDLDPRDSGFCGINPLKYHPGAVAAWEEAGYKVPDCAKE comes from the coding sequence ATGAAACACATCACCAACAGCTTGGCCGGGCTAAGCTTGGCTGCGGCACTGACGGCAGGCAGCCCGGTCACGGCGCAACAAAACCTCACGGCGGAAACAGCGAGTCCGGGCAATAGCCCGCAGGTCTCGATTCTGCATCTGGCAGAGGTTGCCAACGCCGCCGGTATTGCCAACCTGCAAGTCAGGGAAGGCCAGACGCTCACCAATTCGGTTCTCAACGTTGCCCAGGGCCGCACCGACATTTCCGCCATGCCGCTGATCCTCGGCTTCCTGCTTTCCAAAGGCCGCGGTCCCTATTCGAAGCAAGGCCCGGAAAAAGGCGCCGAACTGGCGTCAAACCTGCGCGCGCTTTACCCCTACAACGCGGGCGCCTATGGCCTTATCGCGCTGGAAAGCAAAGGCATTACGAACTGGGCAGACCTCAAAGGCAAGACCGTGTTCAACGGCCCACCCCGCGGCGCGGCACTGGTCAATGCAAGGCAAGCGATCTTCCTCGCGGCCGGGCTGAAGGATGGCGTGGATTACACAGGCCATCAGGTCAACTGGGGGCAGCTTGCCGGGCTGCTGGTCGATGGCTCGATGGACGCCTTCGTCTATCCGCTCACGTTCCCGTCGGCACGGGTGACAACGATGCAGGCCGCAGGCAATGTCGCCATCGTCTCCACCCCGAAAAACATCTTTGAAAGCGATGCCTATCAAAAGGTGTTCAACGCTCCCGGCAACGTACCGATCATCGTGAAGTGGGAGGATATGGGATATGGCGACGGCAACGGGGTCCGCCTGATCTCGGAAGACGCAACCTTTCGCGGGCTTGGCACGGCTTTCACCGATGTCGTCTCCAAGGATATGCCGTTTGACACCGCCAAGGCACTGGTTGGCGAATACATCAAAACGATGGACGCGTTGAAAGCCAAGTCGCCCTACATGGGCAATGTCGGCCTCGGTGATCTCGACCCACGAGATTCCGGTTTCTGCGGCATTAACCCTTTGAAGTATCACCCCGGTGCCGTCGCCGCCTGGGAAGAAGCGGGCTACAAAGTGCCTGACTGCGCCAAGGAATAG
- a CDS encoding sulfatase-like hydrolase/transferase codes for MAKPKNILFIMFDQLRWDYLSCYGHPHLHTPNIDKLAERGMRFSRCYIQSPICGSSRMSTYTGRYVHSHGASWNGIPLKVGELTMGDHLRKAGMDCYLVGKTHMRADEEGMARLGLAPDSVIGARVSECGFDVFERDDGMLPEGPDGSYDPDGAKEYNKWLKAKGYESDNPWHDFANSGLDADGNVLSGWFLKNATEPANIAEEDSETPYLTGRAMDFMQDHDGPWCCHLSYIKPHWPYIVPDPYASMYGPEHVLPVVRSNAERQSAHPIFKAFMDTKVGEAFSRQDIRDAVIPAYMGLIKQVDDQMGRLFKWLEETGRADDTMIVLTSDHGDFLGDHWMGEKTFFHDTSTRVPLIIYDPSPEADATRGTVSDTLVECIDFAATFVDVAGSDVPGHILEGESLLPILHGERTDTLRDYVICEYDYSATPVAHLLNIGVRDAVMFMIADKRWKLMHFEGGHRPMLFDLQNDPQELTDLGDSADHAEIIANLYDKLFEWARRPSQRTTRSEEQLIEMRTKTRKRGIVLGVYDENDTPLELTVKYRGRKAPNKKSDAKI; via the coding sequence ATGGCCAAACCAAAGAATATCCTGTTCATCATGTTCGACCAACTGCGCTGGGATTACCTGAGCTGCTATGGTCATCCGCACCTCCACACCCCAAATATCGATAAACTCGCCGAACGCGGTATGCGGTTTTCGCGCTGCTACATTCAGTCGCCGATCTGCGGCTCATCACGGATGAGCACCTATACTGGCCGCTACGTGCATTCCCACGGGGCAAGCTGGAACGGTATCCCCTTGAAAGTTGGCGAACTGACGATGGGTGATCACCTGCGCAAAGCGGGGATGGATTGCTACCTTGTCGGCAAAACCCACATGCGCGCCGATGAAGAAGGCATGGCCCGGCTGGGGCTCGCGCCCGACAGCGTGATCGGCGCGCGCGTCTCTGAATGCGGCTTCGATGTGTTTGAACGCGACGACGGAATGCTCCCCGAAGGCCCGGATGGCTCCTACGATCCCGACGGCGCGAAGGAATACAACAAATGGCTGAAGGCCAAAGGCTATGAGAGCGACAACCCTTGGCACGACTTCGCCAATTCCGGGCTGGATGCCGATGGCAACGTGTTGTCCGGCTGGTTCCTGAAAAACGCCACCGAGCCTGCCAACATTGCCGAAGAAGACAGCGAAACCCCGTATCTCACCGGCCGCGCCATGGATTTCATGCAAGACCATGACGGGCCGTGGTGCTGCCACCTCAGTTACATCAAACCGCATTGGCCCTATATCGTCCCCGATCCTTATGCCTCGATGTATGGCCCTGAACATGTGCTGCCCGTGGTCCGCTCGAATGCCGAACGCCAAAGCGCCCACCCGATCTTCAAGGCGTTCATGGATACCAAGGTCGGAGAGGCCTTCTCGCGTCAGGATATCCGCGACGCGGTGATTCCCGCCTATATGGGGCTGATCAAGCAGGTCGACGACCAGATGGGCCGCCTGTTCAAATGGTTGGAGGAAACCGGCCGCGCAGATGACACCATGATCGTGCTGACCAGTGACCATGGCGATTTTCTTGGTGATCACTGGATGGGTGAAAAAACCTTCTTCCACGACACATCCACCCGCGTTCCCCTAATCATCTATGACCCATCGCCCGAGGCAGATGCCACCCGTGGCACAGTTTCCGATACGCTGGTTGAATGCATTGATTTCGCTGCCACCTTCGTTGATGTCGCAGGCAGCGACGTGCCCGGCCATATCCTCGAAGGCGAAAGCCTGCTCCCCATTCTGCATGGCGAGCGTACGGACACTCTGCGCGACTATGTCATCTGCGAATATGATTACTCGGCCACGCCCGTGGCGCATCTGCTCAATATCGGCGTGCGCGATGCTGTCATGTTCATGATTGCCGATAAACGCTGGAAGCTGATGCACTTCGAAGGCGGCCACCGCCCGATGTTGTTCGATCTGCAAAACGATCCGCAGGAACTCACCGATCTGGGCGACAGCGCGGACCACGCCGAGATCATCGCCAATCTCTATGACAAACTCTTTGAGTGGGCGCGCCGCCCATCACAGCGCACAACCCGCAGCGAAGAGCAACTTATCGAAATGCGCACCAAAACCCGCAAACGCGGCATCGTCCTTGGTGTTTATGACGAGAACGACACACCGCTTGAATTGACCGTGAAATACCGGGGCCGCAAGGCCCCCAACAAGAAAAGTGACGCAAAGATCTGA
- a CDS encoding bifunctional salicylyl-CoA 5-hydroxylase/oxidoreductase produces MRVLCLGGGPAGLYFAISMKLKNPSHEVVLLERNRADDTFGWGVVLSDDAMGKLRGNDPQSADEIEANFAYWDDIAVLHRGHRTVSGGHGFAGVGRMKLLLILQERARELGVDMRFETVFKSAEEYRHEYDLVVACDGINSAIRTEYEDVFKPDIDTRLCKFVWLGTRQKFDDAFTFIFEESKHGWMWIHAYQFDEDMATVIVECTQETWDNWGFEHMSKEEGIAVCEKVFEKHLGGHKLISNASHLRGAAIWMNFPRVICERWHHENVVLMGDSAATGHFSIGSGTRLAIDSAIALADYLHSEPDLKTAFERYQAERRLEVLRLQSAARNSLEWFEEVERYLDLDPVQFNYSLLTRSQRISHENLRLRDAAWLESAEAWFQQQAGVAKDAPVRRPMFAPFKLREMALKNRIVVSPMAQYKAVDGCPTDWHFVHYAERAKGGAGLVYTEMTCVSPEGRITPGCPGLYAPEHEAGWRRIVDFVHTETEAKICMQIGHSGAKGSTQLGWQEMDAPLAQDNWETLSPSGVAWSERNPAPKAMDRADMDMVRDQFVAAAEMAQRAGFDMVELHMAHGYLLSAFITPLTNKRDDDYGGSLENRMRFPLEVYHAVRDVWPNDKPISVRISANDWVGDDGVTPQEAVEIAGMLKQAGVDICDVSAGQTSTQARPIYGRMFQTPFSDRIRNEAHMATMAVGNIYEPDHVNSILMAGRADLVCLARPHLADPYWTLHAAAELGDHDERWPDPYLPGRDQLWRLAERAAEMELRA; encoded by the coding sequence ATGCGTGTTTTGTGTCTGGGTGGCGGACCTGCGGGGCTCTATTTCGCAATCTCCATGAAATTGAAAAACCCGTCTCATGAAGTGGTCTTGCTGGAGCGAAACCGAGCTGATGACACGTTCGGCTGGGGGGTGGTTCTTTCGGACGATGCGATGGGCAAACTGCGCGGGAACGACCCGCAGAGCGCCGATGAGATCGAAGCAAATTTCGCCTATTGGGACGATATCGCGGTGCTGCATCGCGGCCATAGAACGGTATCTGGCGGGCACGGGTTTGCCGGTGTCGGGCGGATGAAGCTGTTGTTGATCCTGCAAGAGCGGGCGCGCGAGCTGGGCGTCGACATGCGGTTCGAGACGGTGTTCAAATCGGCAGAGGAATACCGCCACGAATATGATCTTGTCGTGGCCTGTGACGGGATCAATTCGGCAATCCGGACCGAGTATGAGGATGTTTTCAAGCCTGATATCGACACGCGGCTTTGCAAGTTCGTCTGGCTTGGCACGCGGCAGAAATTCGACGATGCGTTCACCTTCATCTTCGAGGAAAGCAAACACGGCTGGATGTGGATCCACGCCTATCAGTTCGACGAAGATATGGCGACGGTGATTGTCGAATGTACGCAGGAGACCTGGGATAACTGGGGCTTTGAGCATATGTCGAAGGAAGAAGGCATCGCCGTGTGCGAAAAGGTGTTCGAGAAGCATCTGGGCGGGCACAAGCTTATCTCGAACGCGTCGCATTTGCGCGGCGCTGCGATCTGGATGAATTTTCCGCGGGTGATTTGCGAACGCTGGCACCACGAGAATGTCGTGCTGATGGGCGATTCGGCGGCAACCGGGCATTTTTCAATCGGGTCGGGCACAAGGCTGGCGATTGACAGTGCGATTGCGCTGGCGGATTACCTGCATTCGGAGCCGGACCTGAAGACCGCGTTTGAACGCTATCAGGCCGAGCGGCGGCTTGAGGTCTTGCGCCTGCAATCGGCGGCGCGCAACTCGCTTGAGTGGTTCGAGGAGGTCGAGCGGTATCTTGATCTTGACCCGGTGCAGTTCAATTATTCATTGCTGACGCGCTCCCAACGGATCAGCCATGAAAACCTGCGGCTGCGCGATGCCGCGTGGCTGGAAAGTGCGGAAGCATGGTTTCAGCAACAGGCAGGCGTAGCCAAGGATGCGCCGGTGCGCCGCCCGATGTTCGCGCCGTTCAAGCTGCGTGAGATGGCGTTGAAGAACCGCATCGTTGTCTCACCAATGGCGCAATACAAGGCGGTGGATGGCTGTCCGACCGATTGGCATTTCGTGCACTACGCGGAGCGCGCCAAGGGTGGGGCCGGGCTGGTTTATACCGAGATGACCTGCGTTTCCCCCGAAGGGCGGATCACGCCCGGTTGTCCGGGGCTTTATGCGCCCGAGCATGAGGCGGGGTGGCGGCGGATTGTTGATTTTGTGCATACCGAGACGGAGGCGAAGATCTGTATGCAGATCGGCCATTCGGGGGCCAAAGGGTCAACCCAGCTTGGCTGGCAGGAAATGGATGCGCCGCTTGCGCAGGATAACTGGGAAACGCTGTCGCCTTCGGGCGTGGCATGGTCCGAGCGCAACCCCGCGCCCAAGGCCATGGACCGCGCCGATATGGACATGGTGCGCGATCAGTTCGTGGCGGCGGCGGAAATGGCGCAGCGCGCCGGGTTCGACATGGTTGAGCTGCACATGGCGCATGGTTATCTGCTTTCGGCGTTCATCACCCCGCTGACCAACAAGCGCGATGATGACTATGGCGGGTCGCTTGAGAACCGGATGCGGTTCCCGCTCGAGGTTTACCATGCGGTGCGTGACGTTTGGCCAAACGACAAGCCGATCTCCGTGCGGATTTCGGCGAATGACTGGGTCGGTGATGATGGCGTCACCCCGCAGGAGGCGGTGGAAATTGCCGGGATGCTGAAACAGGCGGGCGTGGATATTTGCGATGTCTCTGCCGGGCAGACATCGACACAGGCACGGCCGATTTATGGCCGGATGTTCCAGACGCCGTTCTCGGACCGTATCCGTAACGAGGCGCATATGGCGACGATGGCGGTTGGCAATATTTATGAGCCGGACCATGTGAATTCCATCCTGATGGCCGGGCGGGCCGATCTGGTCTGCCTTGCGCGGCCACATCTGGCCGATCCTTACTGGACATTGCACGCGGCGGCGGAACTGGGCGATCATGATGAACGCTGGCCCGATCCGTACCTTCCGGGGCGCGATCAGCTTTGGCGATTGGCAGAGCGGGCGGCGGAAATGGAGCTTAGGGCATGA
- a CDS encoding N-acetylneuraminate synthase family protein: protein MKIANREIGPAHPPLVIAEIGINHGGDLAVAKEMARLAAGAGCEMIKHQTHIVEDEMTDEAKQIFPPNADVSIWDVMAQCALSREDEAELKRYTESLGMIWISTPFSRAACDFLETLDVPAYKIGSGEADNLPLIRHIARKGKPVIMSTGMQTIETMRASVAILEESGVEYALLECTNLYPSPAEIVSLKGVTELKTAFPGAVVGFSDHSIGPEMALASVALGACILERHYTDTRYRKGPDIACSMDPAELRLLIDRSREIWIAAQNEKRRTGPEEDVYRFARASVVADADLPVGHVITEQDIWARRPGSGEIAGYEFDKVVGKTLKVAVKRNQQLKWGDLA, encoded by the coding sequence ATGAAGATCGCCAACCGAGAGATCGGCCCCGCTCACCCGCCGCTGGTGATTGCTGAAATCGGCATCAATCACGGCGGTGATCTGGCCGTGGCCAAGGAAATGGCCCGTCTCGCCGCCGGGGCGGGGTGCGAGATGATCAAGCACCAAACCCATATCGTCGAAGACGAAATGACCGATGAAGCGAAACAGATTTTCCCGCCCAACGCCGATGTCTCGATCTGGGACGTGATGGCCCAATGCGCGCTTTCGCGTGAGGACGAGGCCGAGCTGAAACGCTATACCGAATCCCTTGGCATGATCTGGATTTCCACGCCGTTCTCCCGTGCCGCCTGCGATTTTCTCGAAACGCTCGACGTGCCCGCCTACAAGATCGGCTCGGGAGAGGCCGATAACCTGCCGCTCATTCGCCATATCGCGCGCAAGGGCAAACCGGTGATCATGTCGACCGGAATGCAGACGATTGAAACCATGCGCGCCTCTGTTGCCATTCTGGAAGAGTCCGGCGTTGAGTATGCCCTGCTCGAATGCACCAATCTCTACCCATCTCCGGCCGAAATTGTGTCTCTAAAAGGCGTAACTGAGCTAAAAACCGCGTTTCCGGGCGCCGTTGTCGGCTTTTCCGATCACTCCATCGGCCCGGAAATGGCGCTCGCCTCCGTCGCGCTTGGGGCGTGCATTCTTGAGCGCCACTACACCGACACCCGCTATCGCAAAGGGCCGGACATCGCCTGCTCGATGGACCCGGCCGAACTGCGCCTGCTGATCGACCGCTCGCGCGAAATCTGGATTGCGGCGCAGAACGAAAAACGGCGCACCGGCCCCGAAGAAGACGTCTACCGCTTCGCCCGCGCCTCGGTCGTGGCCGATGCCGACCTGCCCGTAGGCCACGTGATCACCGAGCAAGACATCTGGGCCCGCCGCCCCGGCTCAGGCGAAATCGCAGGGTATGAGTTTGATAAGGTCGTGGGGAAAACGCTGAAGGTGGCGGTCAAGCGCAACCAACAACTCAAGTGGGGTGATTTGGCGTAG
- a CDS encoding MarR family transcriptional regulator: MSELRQTEAPPKAGQDVSKERLRLWLRLLKATRMVEAELRERLRLEFETTLPRFDVLAALRRAPKGLRMSALSTELKVSNGNVTGIVDRLVADGFVVRVPVDNDRRAMVVRLTARGKDGFDAMARAHEHWIDGLMGGVSPEMARDLSGALDQISAEALEHMKTIRDKEKTR, encoded by the coding sequence ATGAGCGAGTTGCGCCAGACCGAGGCGCCGCCCAAGGCAGGGCAGGATGTATCGAAAGAGCGGTTGCGGTTGTGGCTGCGCCTTCTGAAGGCAACCCGCATGGTCGAGGCCGAGCTGCGCGAGCGGCTTCGCCTTGAGTTTGAGACTACCTTGCCGCGTTTCGATGTGCTGGCCGCGCTCAGGCGTGCGCCGAAAGGGTTGCGGATGAGCGCGCTTTCGACAGAATTGAAAGTGTCGAACGGAAATGTAACCGGAATTGTTGATCGGCTGGTCGCCGATGGCTTCGTCGTGCGCGTGCCGGTGGACAATGACCGGCGCGCGATGGTCGTCAGGCTGACCGCGAGGGGCAAAGACGGGTTTGATGCGATGGCGCGTGCCCATGAACATTGGATTGACGGATTGATGGGCGGCGTAAGCCCCGAAATGGCACGTGACCTGAGTGGCGCGCTGGATCAGATTTCAGCGGAGGCGTTGGAACATATGAAGACGATCCGCGACAAGGAGAAGACAAGATGA
- a CDS encoding TRAP transporter fused permease subunit, producing the protein MNTDLTPQGVFSRRSTLALGLVLVIIGLLNTLPTIPGLDETVKRVFGDGAIIRRFPYEFLYPLVFVIMMVTVMLENSFARAYRAQGGLKYAFGLTMDIALVVMAVIVALSYLIEIDSVCLIDQFTGERAELITNALKQEADFNATMGLPPPTTIDDPSCINTLGIWIFPIMAIAIAVFLGYNIRVWGFPLVAVAILIATFTLVTVMVWYLFGADDMNKYLVTKLGGEPRQLIDGRPNVQDILVNNAQGLLGRFMAILMDTVFPYIVLGALFGVSAGGRSLIKVAFLWTRRLRGGPAHAAIVSSAMFGTISGGPVINVLSTGVLTIPMMLKRGFNRTFAGGIEAAASSGGQIMPPVMGVAAFVLSAMTVVPYREVIIAATLPAVAYFGCLFLTVVFQARKQGIEPVGDATDEMRLTREDKLHLMMIFLPIALILVLLLTPKEAIGCGPLAGLWGITQVFTEGGCRAENLPWILQLLQNSAGDAGSAGWWAMALLIALFFLDREIRSQPSKIVTALADAGILVSRLYLMFLAVSVIDFCLNFTGLSNYVAVDIVGWLRESGGIIGNSAFFMMLALLATMLMAIILGMGMPTVPAYINVALLMGPMLVGLGIATFTAHMFVFYFAVASAITPPVAVAAFAASSITKADPMRTGLAAVRAGVVIFVIPFVFAFYPELLLIEPAQLNPIGGGAHYLPGLDGTVHLGHLAFVFARVLLALYLLASVLARFEARPIGRWELLMRLALALLVLQKTLWLSTLGIVITLALIAWHWNGRQRA; encoded by the coding sequence ATGAACACAGATTTAACACCTCAAGGCGTCTTCTCTCGCCGGTCGACTCTGGCCCTCGGGCTGGTCCTCGTGATCATCGGGCTCTTGAATACGCTGCCCACGATCCCCGGACTGGATGAAACCGTGAAACGCGTCTTCGGTGACGGAGCGATCATCCGGCGGTTTCCCTATGAGTTTCTCTACCCATTGGTGTTCGTGATCATGATGGTCACGGTGATGCTGGAAAACTCCTTTGCACGCGCTTACCGCGCCCAAGGCGGCCTGAAATACGCTTTCGGGCTCACGATGGATATCGCCCTGGTCGTCATGGCGGTTATCGTGGCGCTCAGCTACCTGATCGAAATCGACAGCGTCTGCCTGATAGACCAATTCACCGGCGAACGCGCCGAACTGATCACCAACGCACTGAAGCAGGAAGCAGACTTCAACGCCACCATGGGCCTGCCACCGCCCACCACGATTGACGATCCTTCCTGCATCAATACGCTGGGCATCTGGATCTTCCCGATTATGGCGATCGCGATTGCAGTTTTCCTTGGCTATAATATCCGCGTCTGGGGGTTTCCGCTTGTTGCCGTGGCCATCCTTATCGCGACCTTCACGCTCGTCACGGTGATGGTCTGGTATCTGTTCGGTGCCGACGACATGAACAAATACCTTGTCACCAAGCTTGGCGGCGAACCACGTCAGCTGATCGACGGGCGCCCGAACGTGCAAGATATCCTTGTCAACAATGCTCAGGGGCTGCTCGGTCGTTTCATGGCCATCCTGATGGATACCGTCTTCCCATATATCGTGCTCGGCGCGCTCTTCGGCGTATCCGCAGGCGGGCGGTCACTGATCAAGGTTGCCTTTCTCTGGACCCGCCGCCTGCGTGGCGGCCCGGCACACGCGGCCATTGTTTCCTCGGCAATGTTCGGCACCATCTCCGGCGGGCCAGTGATCAACGTGTTGTCCACAGGTGTGCTCACCATCCCGATGATGCTCAAACGTGGCTTCAATCGCACCTTCGCCGGTGGAATCGAAGCCGCCGCCTCCTCCGGCGGGCAGATCATGCCCCCGGTCATGGGCGTCGCCGCATTCGTGCTCTCCGCGATGACGGTCGTGCCATACCGCGAGGTGATCATTGCCGCCACCCTGCCCGCCGTTGCCTATTTCGGGTGCCTCTTCCTGACAGTCGTGTTTCAAGCCCGCAAACAGGGCATCGAACCCGTTGGCGACGCGACAGACGAGATGCGCCTCACGCGCGAAGATAAACTACACCTGATGATGATCTTTTTGCCGATTGCGCTGATCCTGGTGTTGCTGCTCACCCCGAAAGAAGCGATCGGCTGTGGGCCGCTTGCCGGTCTATGGGGCATCACCCAGGTCTTCACAGAGGGTGGCTGCCGGGCCGAGAACCTGCCATGGATTTTGCAACTTTTGCAAAACTCCGCAGGCGATGCAGGGTCAGCGGGCTGGTGGGCCATGGCGCTACTTATCGCGCTCTTCTTTCTTGACCGCGAAATCCGCAGCCAACCCAGCAAGATCGTCACCGCCTTGGCCGATGCCGGTATTTTGGTCAGCCGTCTTTATCTTATGTTCCTCGCCGTCTCAGTCATTGATTTCTGCCTGAATTTCACCGGCCTTTCGAACTATGTTGCTGTCGATATCGTCGGCTGGTTGCGGGAATCCGGCGGGATCATCGGAAACAGCGCCTTCTTCATGATGCTGGCTCTTCTGGCAACCATGCTGATGGCGATCATCCTCGGCATGGGCATGCCCACCGTGCCAGCATACATCAACGTGGCGCTTTTGATGGGACCGATGCTCGTCGGACTCGGCATTGCCACCTTCACCGCGCATATGTTCGTCTTCTACTTCGCCGTGGCCTCTGCGATCACACCCCCTGTGGCCGTCGCGGCCTTCGCCGCCTCATCTATAACCAAGGCCGATCCAATGCGCACCGGCCTCGCCGCTGTGCGGGCCGGCGTGGTGATTTTCGTAATTCCGTTCGTTTTCGCCTTTTACCCAGAGCTTCTTCTGATCGAACCGGCCCAACTCAACCCGATTGGGGGAGGCGCGCACTATCTGCCGGGGCTCGACGGCACGGTACATCTGGGCCATCTTGCCTTCGTCTTTGCCCGCGTACTGCTGGCGCTCTATCTGCTGGCCAGCGTTCTGGCCCGGTTCGAAGCGCGCCCCATCGGTCGCTGGGAACTCCTGATGCGGCTCGCACTCGCTCTTTTGGTGTTGCAAAAAACGTTATGGCTCAGCACCCTTGGCATCGTTATAACGCTCGCTCTCATCGCTTGGCACTGGAACGGCAGGCAGCGCGCCTGA
- a CDS encoding lauroyl acyltransferase: MRDTALRIPRDPGTGTPEMSTEEPISPRLRDRLQFAAIRSVFWLMYRLPYRWRVPFSGWFLSRIVAPLLGWRKRIAANLRLVMPEISAAETHRLQHAVPDNFGRTMAELFSPQEFLPIARGTALEGPGLAALKQAQTEGRPSILVSGHFGNYDVIRAGVIAQGFQVGGIYRPMNIPQFNEIYVDSISQIGQPLFSRGRRGMGQMMRFLKDGGTLAVLIDQRLSNGVALQYFGQTAYTALSFAELALKYNATVVPCYAIRQPDGLSFRAVLEAPVPHTTAEEMTQALNDSLEAMVRQHMGQWFWIHNRWKTIPKAQETSA; the protein is encoded by the coding sequence TTGCGCGATACAGCGCTGCGCATTCCGCGCGACCCCGGCACAGGCACGCCAGAAATGAGCACCGAAGAACCAATATCCCCCCGCCTTAGGGACCGGCTGCAATTTGCCGCCATCCGCAGCGTATTCTGGCTGATGTATCGCCTGCCTTACCGCTGGCGTGTGCCGTTCTCCGGCTGGTTCCTTTCTCGCATCGTGGCGCCGCTTCTGGGCTGGCGTAAACGCATCGCGGCCAACCTTCGCCTTGTCATGCCCGAAATTTCCGCAGCCGAAACCCACCGCCTGCAACACGCCGTGCCTGACAATTTCGGGCGCACCATGGCCGAGCTGTTCTCGCCGCAAGAGTTCCTTCCCATTGCACGCGGAACCGCCCTCGAAGGCCCCGGCCTTGCCGCGCTGAAACAGGCACAGACCGAAGGCCGCCCCTCAATCCTCGTGTCCGGCCATTTTGGCAATTATGACGTGATCCGCGCCGGTGTGATCGCACAGGGGTTTCAGGTCGGCGGCATCTATCGCCCGATGAACATCCCTCAGTTCAACGAAATCTATGTCGATTCAATCTCGCAGATCGGGCAACCGCTGTTTTCGCGTGGCCGCCGCGGTATGGGGCAGATGATGCGTTTCCTGAAAGACGGCGGCACGCTGGCCGTGCTGATTGATCAGCGCCTCAGCAATGGTGTCGCCCTGCAATATTTCGGCCAGACCGCCTATACCGCGCTCTCGTTTGCCGAGCTTGCCCTGAAATACAACGCCACCGTCGTCCCTTGCTATGCTATCCGACAACCCGACGGGCTCAGCTTCCGCGCCGTGCTAGAAGCGCCAGTGCCCCATACCACCGCCGAAGAAATGACCCAGGCGCTCAATGACAGCCTCGAAGCCATGGTACGGCAACACATGGGGCAGTGGTTCTGGATTCATAACCGTTGGAAGACCATTCCCAAAGCTCAGGAGACCTCTGCATGA